Proteins from a genomic interval of Gemmatimonadales bacterium:
- a CDS encoding YsnF/AvaK domain-containing protein — translation MTAKDTLGSTTGRTAVGLFRNRADAEAAIRYLKDAGFTDEQIGVAMRDRDEQRDLIDQTGANTSSGAATGAVSGGIVGGLIGLLGSLLIPGVGPIVVGGVLASTLVGIGAGAATGGIIGGLIGMGVSEEDARYFDAGFREGGVLVSVTAPARMGDAVNILSDHGADLGPSRVLNREAATPRADQFAHGAVAARAPATDREAIELRQEELDVEKRRVEAGEVHLRKEVVTEQRTMDVPVSHEEVVIERRPATERTAASGELGEGEDITVPLLEEEVDVRKRPVVREEVNVRKQQVGGTQHIDEPLRREELRVESEGDVTIRGAGARSPYGGPERRQRAGRKYRGPERRQEATP, via the coding sequence ATGACAGCAAAGGACACCCTGGGCTCGACCACGGGCCGCACGGCGGTCGGCCTCTTCCGGAACCGGGCCGATGCCGAAGCGGCCATCCGGTATCTCAAGGACGCGGGCTTCACCGACGAGCAGATCGGCGTCGCGATGCGCGACCGCGACGAACAGCGCGACCTCATCGACCAGACCGGTGCCAACACCAGCAGTGGCGCCGCGACCGGCGCGGTGAGCGGGGGCATCGTGGGAGGCCTGATCGGACTCCTGGGCTCGCTGCTTATCCCGGGCGTCGGGCCCATTGTGGTGGGCGGCGTGCTCGCCTCGACGTTGGTGGGCATTGGGGCCGGCGCCGCGACCGGCGGAATCATCGGCGGGCTCATCGGAATGGGCGTCTCCGAGGAGGACGCCCGCTACTTCGACGCGGGATTCCGGGAGGGCGGCGTGCTGGTTTCGGTCACCGCGCCGGCGCGGATGGGCGATGCCGTCAACATCCTGAGTGACCACGGCGCGGACCTGGGTCCCTCACGCGTGCTCAACCGCGAGGCGGCCACGCCACGGGCCGACCAGTTTGCCCACGGCGCCGTCGCGGCCCGCGCACCCGCGACCGATCGCGAGGCGATAGAGCTGCGCCAGGAGGAGTTGGATGTCGAGAAGCGCCGGGTCGAAGCGGGCGAGGTCCATCTTCGGAAGGAAGTCGTGACCGAGCAGCGCACGATGGACGTGCCGGTTTCCCACGAGGAGGTGGTGATCGAGCGGCGCCCCGCCACCGAGCGCACGGCGGCCAGCGGCGAGCTGGGCGAGGGAGAGGATATCACCGTCCCACTGCTGGAAGAGGAGGTAGACGTCCGGAAGCGGCCGGTCGTGCGCGAGGAGGTCAACGTTCGCAAGCAGCAGGTGGGGGGAACCCAGCACATCGATGAGCCGCTCCGCCGCGAGGAGTTACGCGTGGAGAGCGAGGGCGACGTGACGATCCGGGGCGCGGGGGCCAGATCCCCGTACGGCGGCCCCGAGCGGCGCCAGCGGGCCGGGCGGAAGTACCGCGGACCGGAGCGGCGCCAGGAGGCGACGCCGTAG
- the treZ gene encoding malto-oligosyltrehalose trehalohydrolase: MRNSRQGTPPPRDTAPGVLARRLPIGAEVQPGGGVHFRVWAPRRGRVSVLLDGGASAEIPLGREADGYYSGWVADAGPETRYRYRLDGDDAFPDPASRFQPEGPHGPSMVVDPGAFRWTDGAWQGVRLPGQVIYELHVGAFTAEGTWTAAARELGALAELGITLVELMPVADFPGRFGWGYDGVDLFAPTRLYGTPDDFRAFVDRAHTLRMGVLLDVVYNHLGPDGNYLGQYSEHYVAREPTQWGEALNFDGPCSGPVREFFLANAGYWVDEFHVDGLRLDATHAVRDSSDDHILAAIGRRVRECAGGRGVLVVAENEPLDARQVRPEREGGLGLDAMWNDDFHHSAVVALTGRREGYYADFHGTPQELVSTVKHGILFQGQPRPARAALGTSAGGVASAQLVTFLENHDQIAHSGRGLRLHALAQPGCWRAATALVLLAPGTPMLFMGEEFAASSPFLFFADHTPDLARLVREGRAKFLAQFASLAAPAMQAQLADPGAPSTFERCKLDRGERDAAWRGTGPHADALALHRDLIRLRREDATIRAQGVHGVDGAVLGERAFVLRFFGGSGAGDTAAVAGAEDRLLVVNFGVDLSLVARAEPLLAPPLGLRWALGWSSEDPRYGGGGTSAPAARGLLAAGASAMLLVATAQES; this comes from the coding sequence ATGCGCAACTCGCGTCAAGGCACTCCGCCGCCTCGCGACACCGCGCCCGGTGTCCTCGCGCGCCGGCTCCCCATCGGCGCCGAGGTGCAGCCGGGAGGCGGCGTGCATTTCCGCGTTTGGGCGCCTCGCCGGGGGCGCGTGAGCGTGCTGCTCGACGGCGGCGCGTCCGCCGAGATTCCGCTCGGGCGCGAAGCCGATGGATACTACTCGGGCTGGGTCGCGGACGCCGGGCCCGAGACACGCTATCGCTACCGGCTGGACGGCGACGACGCCTTTCCCGATCCCGCGTCGCGCTTCCAACCCGAGGGCCCGCACGGCCCGTCGATGGTGGTGGACCCCGGCGCCTTCCGCTGGACCGACGGCGCCTGGCAGGGCGTGCGCCTGCCGGGCCAGGTGATCTATGAACTGCACGTGGGAGCCTTCACCGCCGAGGGCACCTGGACCGCGGCGGCGCGCGAGCTGGGCGCGCTTGCGGAGCTCGGCATCACGCTCGTCGAGCTCATGCCCGTCGCTGACTTTCCGGGCCGCTTCGGCTGGGGGTACGACGGCGTCGACCTCTTCGCCCCCACCCGCCTCTACGGCACGCCCGACGATTTCCGCGCCTTCGTGGACCGCGCCCACACGCTGCGTATGGGCGTGCTGCTCGACGTGGTCTACAATCACCTCGGCCCCGACGGCAACTACCTCGGCCAGTACAGCGAGCACTACGTCGCGCGCGAGCCCACCCAATGGGGCGAAGCGCTCAATTTCGACGGCCCGTGCTCGGGGCCGGTGCGCGAGTTCTTCCTCGCCAACGCCGGCTACTGGGTGGACGAGTTCCATGTGGACGGCCTCAGGCTCGACGCGACGCACGCCGTCAGAGATTCATCGGATGACCACATCCTCGCCGCCATCGGCCGCCGGGTGCGCGAGTGCGCGGGCGGCCGAGGCGTGCTGGTGGTTGCCGAGAACGAGCCGCTCGACGCGCGGCAGGTGCGGCCCGAGCGCGAAGGCGGCCTGGGCCTCGACGCCATGTGGAACGACGACTTTCACCATTCGGCCGTCGTGGCGCTCACCGGCCGGCGCGAGGGATACTACGCCGACTTCCACGGCACGCCCCAGGAGCTCGTCTCCACGGTGAAGCATGGGATTCTCTTTCAGGGCCAACCCCGTCCCGCTCGCGCCGCGCTCGGCACGTCGGCCGGCGGCGTGGCCTCGGCACAGCTCGTCACCTTCCTCGAGAATCACGACCAGATCGCGCACTCGGGGCGCGGGCTCCGGCTCCATGCGCTCGCGCAGCCCGGCTGCTGGCGCGCGGCGACTGCGCTCGTGCTGCTCGCACCCGGCACGCCGATGCTCTTCATGGGCGAAGAATTCGCCGCCTCAAGCCCATTTCTCTTTTTCGCGGACCACACGCCCGATCTCGCGCGCCTCGTGCGCGAAGGCCGCGCAAAGTTCCTCGCCCAGTTCGCGAGCCTGGCCGCGCCGGCCATGCAGGCGCAGCTCGCCGACCCCGGAGCGCCGTCGACGTTCGAGCGCTGCAAGCTCGACCGGGGCGAGCGGGACGCGGCGTGGCGTGGCACAGGGCCGCACGCCGACGCGCTCGCACTCCACCGCGACCTGATCCGGCTCCGGCGAGAGGATGCGACCATTCGCGCGCAGGGTGTGCACGGCGTGGACGGCGCCGTGCTGGGCGAGCGCGCGTTCGTGCTTCGTTTCTTCGGTGGCAGCGGCGCCGGTGACACTGCCGCGGTCGCAGGGGCGGAGGACCGCCTGCTCGTCGTCAATTTCGGCGTCGACCTGTCGCTCGTGGCGCGCGCCGAGCCGCTCCTCGCGCCGCCGCTCGGCCTCCGCTGGGCGCTCGGCTGGTCGTCGGAGGATCCGCGCTATGGCGGCGGCGGCACGTCGGCGCCCGCGGCGCGTGGACTCCTCGCTGCGGGCGCCTCGGCCATGCTGCTCGTGGCGACGGCGCAGGAATCGTAG
- a CDS encoding MOSC N-terminal beta barrel domain-containing protein codes for MDSSIAASLRVAELWRYPVKSMAGQRLEQVELDDKGFAGDRIVYVRGPAGRVLTARTRPTLLGHRGTLGADGQPLVDGRPWRSADVAADVVRAAGDGATLAYYDGISRFDQLPLLVATDGAIRALGEDGRRLRPNLVIGGVAGLDERSWEGRTLRIGGALVGARDLRARCIMTTFDPDTLVQNTEVLERIRREFEGRLALNCFVIRGGTIAVGDEVTLCDTNS; via the coding sequence ATGGACTCAAGCATAGCAGCGTCGTTGCGGGTGGCCGAACTCTGGCGCTATCCGGTCAAGTCGATGGCGGGCCAGCGGCTCGAGCAGGTCGAGCTCGATGACAAGGGCTTCGCCGGTGACCGCATCGTGTACGTGCGCGGGCCGGCAGGCCGGGTGCTTACGGCGCGTACCCGCCCAACGCTGCTTGGGCACCGCGGCACGCTCGGCGCCGATGGCCAGCCGCTGGTGGACGGCCGCCCCTGGCGCTCGGCCGATGTCGCGGCCGACGTGGTGCGCGCGGCGGGCGACGGCGCCACGCTCGCGTACTACGACGGCATCAGTCGATTCGATCAGCTGCCGCTGCTCGTCGCAACCGACGGCGCGATCCGCGCCCTGGGCGAGGACGGCCGCCGGCTCCGGCCCAACCTCGTGATCGGCGGTGTCGCCGGCCTCGACGAGCGGAGCTGGGAGGGACGCACGCTCCGGATCGGTGGGGCGCTCGTGGGCGCGCGCGATCTCCGCGCCCGGTGCATCATGACGACGTTCGATCCGGACACGCTCGTGCAGAACACCGAAGTGCTCGAGCGGATCCGCCGCGAGTTTGAGGGTCGGCTCGCGCTCAACTGTTTCGTGATTCGTGGCGGCACGATCGCTGTGGGAGACGAGGTGACCCTGTGCGATACCAATTCCTGA
- a CDS encoding DinB family protein produces the protein MRYQFLIDTYATERLKVLTIWSTFRDGDLPARPHPSDRRGRSVHEHLVHQCTSEHAWFRDMLDIDTGAAPLPADETRLEFIRRYAEDSARRLERLHATDDPWWEREVRFFDATRSRAWVVVRRVAHTAHHRGQLVELLRMLGRSVYSTYGPTADTGGLAMNGAPTIYPYPDAAALVAGEAAGGRAAPLPGPGVHAPTERP, from the coding sequence GTGCGATACCAATTCCTGATCGACACCTACGCGACCGAACGGCTCAAGGTGCTCACGATCTGGAGCACGTTCCGCGACGGCGACCTTCCGGCACGCCCGCACCCGAGCGACCGCCGCGGCCGCAGCGTGCACGAGCATCTGGTGCACCAGTGCACCAGCGAGCACGCCTGGTTTCGCGACATGCTCGACATCGATACGGGCGCGGCACCATTGCCCGCCGACGAGACACGGCTCGAATTCATCCGCCGCTACGCCGAGGATTCGGCGCGGCGGCTCGAGCGCCTGCACGCGACGGATGACCCATGGTGGGAGCGGGAGGTCCGCTTCTTCGACGCGACCCGCTCGCGCGCGTGGGTGGTGGTGCGGCGCGTCGCCCACACGGCGCATCACCGCGGTCAGCTCGTCGAGCTGCTCCGCATGCTCGGTCGGTCGGTGTACAGCACGTACGGGCCCACGGCCGACACCGGCGGCCTGGCCATGAATGGCGCGCCCACGATCTACCCGTACCCCGACGCTGCGGCGCTCGTCGCGGGCGAGGCGGCAGGCGGCCGGGCGGCGCCATTGCCCGGTCCCGGTGTGCACGCGCCGACCGAGCGGCCCTGA
- a CDS encoding quinone oxidoreductase, translating into MKAIRIHAFGGPEVLRFDDVPEPTPGPGQALVRLEASGVNYMDIYQREGLYKVALPHTLGAEGGGTVEAVGPDVTLVKRGDRVAWSGAGGAYADYAAVPAERLVLLPPGVTAKVGAAVMLQGLTADYLVTSTYPLTPGDRCLVHAAAGGVGLLLCQMAKRRGAQVIGTVSTEAKAELARRAGADEVILYTRQDFEVEVKQITGGAGVQVVYDSVGRTTFAKGLNCLARRGMMVLYGQSSGPVAPFDPQVLNQKGSLFLTRPSLGHYTATREELLARAARVLGAVADGSLDVRIDREYPLAEAAAAQVALASRATTGKLLLVP; encoded by the coding sequence GTGAAAGCCATTCGCATCCACGCCTTCGGCGGCCCGGAAGTGCTGCGGTTTGACGACGTGCCGGAGCCCACGCCCGGACCGGGGCAGGCGCTCGTCCGCCTCGAGGCGTCGGGCGTCAACTACATGGACATCTACCAGCGTGAGGGCCTCTACAAGGTTGCACTGCCCCATACGCTCGGTGCCGAGGGCGGTGGCACGGTGGAGGCCGTGGGCCCGGACGTCACGCTGGTGAAGCGCGGCGACCGTGTGGCCTGGTCCGGTGCGGGCGGCGCGTATGCGGACTACGCCGCCGTGCCCGCGGAGCGACTCGTGCTGCTCCCGCCGGGGGTCACGGCCAAGGTGGGTGCGGCCGTCATGCTGCAAGGTCTCACCGCAGACTACCTCGTGACTTCGACGTATCCCCTCACCCCGGGCGACCGCTGCCTGGTGCACGCCGCGGCGGGCGGCGTCGGGCTTCTGCTCTGCCAGATGGCGAAGCGCCGCGGCGCGCAGGTGATCGGGACAGTATCGACCGAGGCCAAGGCCGAGCTCGCCCGGCGCGCCGGTGCGGACGAAGTAATCCTCTACACCCGGCAGGACTTCGAGGTCGAGGTAAAGCAGATCACGGGCGGGGCGGGCGTGCAGGTGGTCTACGACTCCGTGGGGCGCACGACGTTCGCGAAGGGCCTCAATTGCCTCGCGCGCCGCGGCATGATGGTGCTCTACGGCCAATCGAGCGGCCCCGTGGCTCCGTTCGATCCACAGGTGCTCAACCAGAAAGGCTCGCTCTTTCTCACCCGGCCGAGCCTCGGGCACTACACCGCGACGCGAGAGGAACTGCTGGCCCGCGCCGCCCGCGTGCTCGGCGCGGTGGCCGACGGGTCGCTCGACGTGCGCATCGATCGGGAATATCCGCTGGCTGAAGCGGCCGCCGCGCAAGTGGCGCTCGCCTCGCGGGCAACGACGGGCAAGCTGCTGCTGGTTCCATAG
- a CDS encoding DUF1015 family protein, with product MRLHPFRALRPTPALAAQVAAVPYDVVSRAEAAALAEGNPRSFLHVGRSDIDLPPDTDPHDARVYAAAREALDRFAAEGVLVRDAAPALFVYRQVMDGRAQTGIVGCVHIDDYERDVIRKHERTRKDKEDDRTRHVLTLNANAEPVFLTYRPVPEIAALMRTATTGAPLYDFAAPDGVRHTVWRVADPAPWVREFARVPLAYVADGHHRSASAWRAGRERRAADVRASGGAPGSESAAEYEWFLAALFPSDELRILPYNRLVRDLNGLSPDAFRGRLRALGQLAPAESPEPGAPGSFCFFFDGRWERLTLDPKSIDRADPIASLDVSLLQDRVLGPILGITDPRTDPRIDFVGGIRGTAELEHRVRSGEMALAVSSLATTLEQLMAVADAGAVMPPKSTWFEPKLRSGLFVHELG from the coding sequence ATGCGCCTGCATCCCTTCCGCGCCCTTCGGCCGACCCCCGCGCTGGCGGCGCAGGTGGCGGCCGTCCCCTACGACGTGGTAAGTCGGGCGGAGGCGGCGGCGCTCGCCGAAGGAAATCCCCGCAGCTTTCTGCACGTCGGCCGGTCGGACATCGATCTTCCGCCCGACACCGATCCGCACGATGCGCGGGTCTATGCGGCGGCTCGCGAGGCGCTCGATCGATTCGCCGCCGAGGGCGTGCTGGTGCGCGACGCGGCGCCGGCGCTTTTCGTGTATCGGCAGGTGATGGACGGACGCGCGCAGACCGGCATCGTGGGTTGCGTTCACATCGACGACTACGAGCGCGACGTGATCCGGAAGCACGAGCGCACCCGGAAGGACAAGGAGGACGACCGCACCCGGCACGTGCTCACACTCAACGCGAACGCGGAGCCGGTCTTCCTGACCTATCGGCCGGTGCCCGAGATCGCGGCGCTCATGCGCACGGCCACCACGGGCGCGCCGCTCTACGACTTCGCCGCGCCCGACGGCGTGCGGCACACGGTCTGGCGGGTGGCCGATCCGGCGCCCTGGGTGCGGGAATTCGCCCGGGTGCCGCTCGCCTACGTGGCCGATGGGCATCACCGCTCGGCCAGCGCGTGGCGCGCCGGGCGGGAGCGCCGCGCCGCCGATGTGCGCGCGAGCGGTGGGGCCCCCGGCTCCGAAAGCGCCGCCGAGTACGAGTGGTTTCTCGCCGCGCTCTTTCCCTCGGACGAGCTGCGCATTCTGCCGTACAATCGCCTGGTGCGCGACCTCAACGGGCTCTCGCCCGACGCGTTCCGGGGCCGCCTGCGGGCGCTCGGCCAGCTCGCGCCCGCCGAGAGCCCGGAGCCCGGCGCGCCCGGCAGCTTCTGCTTTTTCTTCGACGGCCGGTGGGAGCGGCTCACGCTCGATCCGAAGTCCATCGATCGCGCCGATCCGATCGCCTCACTCGACGTGAGCCTCCTGCAGGACCGCGTACTCGGGCCGATCCTCGGCATCACCGACCCGCGCACCGATCCGCGCATTGATTTCGTCGGCGGCATCCGGGGGACGGCGGAGCTCGAGCACCGGGTCCGCTCGGGCGAGATGGCCCTCGCGGTTTCGTCCCTTGCTACGACGCTCGAGCAGCTCATGGCCGTGGCCGACGCGGGTGCCGTCATGCCGCCCAAGAGCACCTGGTTCGAGCCCAAGCTGCGCAGCGGGCTCTTCGTGCACGAACTCGGCTGA
- a CDS encoding NAD(P)-dependent oxidoreductase: MKVLIADKFERVGIDGLKELGCTVISAPDLTAETLPAALKEHDPQILIVRSTKVTSQALKSGASLSLVIRAGAGIDTIDVAAASELGVFVSNCPGKNSVAVAELVLGLLLACDRRIPDQVADLRAGRWNKAEYSKSRGLHGRTLGVVGLGQIGREIAARAQAFGMHVAAWSRHLTLAEAERLGVRYCQTPLEVARVSDAVSINVAANADTRNLVNEEFLGAMRPGAYLINTSRGSVVDEAALAEAVRSKGIRAGLDVFQNEPAGGAGTFGGALVREPGVYGTHHVGASTEQAQVAIAHEVLRIVEEFLESGSVPNCVNRLAKSAASHILAVRHRNRPGVLADVFRLLADRAINVEEVENIIYHGAQATCARIHLDGRPDRAALEAIRKGNEHIISVELTEIDGRK, translated from the coding sequence ATGAAAGTCCTCATCGCGGACAAGTTCGAGCGGGTCGGTATCGACGGATTGAAGGAGCTTGGCTGCACCGTGATTTCGGCGCCCGACCTCACGGCCGAGACGCTGCCCGCCGCGCTCAAGGAGCACGATCCGCAGATCCTGATCGTCCGGAGCACCAAGGTGACGAGCCAGGCCCTCAAGAGCGGTGCGAGCCTCAGCCTCGTGATCCGCGCCGGCGCGGGCATCGACACGATCGACGTGGCCGCGGCGAGCGAGCTCGGCGTGTTCGTCTCGAATTGCCCGGGGAAGAACTCGGTGGCGGTCGCGGAGCTGGTGCTCGGCCTGCTGCTTGCCTGCGACCGCCGGATTCCCGACCAGGTGGCCGACCTGCGCGCGGGCCGGTGGAACAAGGCGGAATACTCGAAGTCACGGGGCCTGCACGGGCGGACGCTGGGGGTCGTGGGGCTGGGCCAGATCGGCCGCGAGATCGCGGCGCGCGCCCAGGCGTTCGGGATGCACGTCGCCGCGTGGTCCCGCCATCTCACGCTGGCCGAGGCCGAGCGGCTGGGCGTGCGTTACTGCCAGACGCCGCTCGAGGTGGCACGCGTGAGCGACGCGGTCTCGATCAACGTCGCCGCCAATGCCGACACCCGCAATCTGGTCAACGAGGAATTTCTCGGCGCAATGCGGCCCGGCGCCTACCTCATCAACACCTCACGCGGGAGCGTGGTGGACGAGGCGGCGCTGGCGGAGGCCGTCCGCAGCAAGGGCATCCGCGCGGGTCTCGACGTCTTCCAGAACGAGCCGGCCGGCGGCGCCGGGACGTTCGGCGGCGCCCTCGTGCGGGAGCCGGGCGTCTACGGGACGCACCACGTCGGGGCCTCGACCGAGCAAGCGCAGGTGGCCATCGCGCACGAGGTGCTCCGCATCGTGGAGGAATTTCTGGAGTCGGGCAGCGTCCCGAACTGCGTCAACCGGCTGGCGAAGAGCGCCGCGAGCCATATCCTGGCCGTGCGGCACCGGAATCGTCCCGGCGTCCTTGCCGACGTTTTCCGCCTCCTGGCCGACCGGGCGATCAACGTCGAGGAAGTCGAGAACATCATCTATCACGGTGCCCAAGCCACCTGCGCCCGCATCCACCTCGATGGCCGGCCGGACCGCGCCGCGCTCGAGGCCATCCGCAAGGGCAACGAGCATATCATTAGCGTGGAGCTGACCGAAATCGACGGCCGGAAATAG
- the serC gene encoding 3-phosphoserine/phosphohydroxythreonine transaminase codes for MSDRIYNFSAGPAILPEPVLRQAQQDLWDIGDSGIGIAEHSHRGKVFERVLAEAEQNCRDLAGIPDGYKVLFVQGGASLQFSMVPMNLLPKGATADYLVTGVWSEKAVKEAKRIGTVHAAASSEDQNFCYIPSAEQIRWSAGPAYAHITTNNTIYGTEWGSEPEVPAGVPLVADTSSDMFSRPIDVAKYGLIYAGAQKNLGPAGVVLVIARDNVIEAGAKELPTMLQYRTYAANDSMYNTPPTFAIYVMALVFKWIREMGGLRAMAEHNAEKAKILYDYLDVSEFFRGTARPDSRSLMNVCFRAPTEDLEARFVTEAAKRGMDGLKGHRSVGGMRASIYNAFPKQGVSALVNFMKEFERANRSAVTA; via the coding sequence ATGAGCGACCGCATCTACAACTTCAGCGCCGGTCCCGCCATTCTGCCCGAGCCGGTGCTCCGGCAGGCGCAGCAGGATCTCTGGGACATCGGCGACAGCGGGATCGGCATCGCGGAACACAGCCACCGCGGCAAGGTGTTCGAGCGGGTGCTCGCGGAGGCAGAGCAGAACTGCCGCGACCTGGCCGGCATTCCCGACGGCTACAAGGTGCTCTTCGTGCAGGGCGGCGCCTCGCTCCAGTTCTCCATGGTGCCGATGAATCTGCTGCCGAAGGGGGCGACGGCCGACTATCTGGTGACCGGCGTCTGGTCGGAAAAGGCGGTGAAGGAGGCCAAGCGCATCGGCACGGTGCACGCCGCGGCGTCGAGCGAGGACCAGAACTTCTGCTACATCCCCTCGGCTGAACAGATCCGGTGGTCGGCCGGTCCGGCGTACGCGCACATCACGACGAACAACACGATCTACGGGACCGAGTGGGGGAGCGAGCCCGAGGTGCCGGCGGGTGTTCCGCTCGTGGCCGACACCTCGAGCGACATGTTCAGCCGACCGATCGACGTGGCAAAGTACGGTCTGATCTACGCGGGCGCGCAGAAGAACCTGGGGCCGGCGGGCGTGGTGCTCGTGATCGCGCGGGACAACGTGATCGAAGCGGGGGCCAAGGAGCTGCCGACGATGCTCCAGTACCGCACGTACGCGGCCAACGACTCGATGTACAACACGCCGCCGACGTTCGCGATTTACGTCATGGCGCTTGTCTTCAAGTGGATCCGCGAGATGGGCGGGCTCCGCGCGATGGCGGAGCACAATGCCGAGAAGGCGAAGATCCTGTACGACTATCTCGACGTGAGCGAGTTCTTCCGCGGCACCGCTCGGCCCGACAGCCGGTCTCTCATGAACGTCTGCTTCCGCGCGCCGACCGAGGATCTCGAAGCCCGGTTCGTCACCGAGGCGGCCAAGCGCGGCATGGACGGGCTCAAGGGCCACCGCTCGGTGGGCGGCATGCGGGCGAGCATCTACAACGCGTTCCCCAAGCAGGGCGTCTCGGCGCTGGTCAACTTCATGAAGGAGTTCGAGCGCGCCAATCGGAGCGCCGTGACGGCGTAG
- the egtB gene encoding ergothioneine biosynthesis protein EgtB, whose translation MTDVAPLIEHSTRPASEPSTPASLAAALAAELAPARAHTLELVAPLSTADLHEQHDPLMSPIIWDLGHIAHFEELWLTRNLDGPIEFVEMPGLYNPFEHPRRERGTLALPGLAEVRRAMEAIRGRVLERLARADFSRGPALLTGGYVYRMVLQHEYQHCETILQTLQLKRGAPYAPASRCRLPAGSPPAPEGAMVRVPGGEIAIGTDDHTAAYDNERPRHPVALEPYWMDVTPVTNGAYLAFIDAGGYRRREWWSDAGWRWLTGAAVSAPKHWESSHGEWTTRTMDLVRPLDPARPVCHVSYWEAEAYARFAGKRLPTESEWEAAAAWDPASGTVRPYPWGDEPPTPEHANLGQRAFDTAPVGAYPRGRSAVGCYGMLGDVWEWTSSDFTGYPGFASWPYREYSEVFFGGEYKVLRGGSWATQPGAVRNTFRNWDYPIRRQIFSGFRCARDA comes from the coding sequence ATGACCGATGTCGCCCCGTTGATCGAGCATTCCACGCGTCCCGCATCCGAGCCCTCGACGCCCGCTTCGCTTGCCGCGGCGCTCGCGGCCGAGCTGGCCCCGGCGCGCGCGCATACGCTGGAGCTCGTGGCGCCGCTCTCCACGGCGGACCTTCACGAGCAGCACGATCCGCTCATGAGCCCGATCATCTGGGACCTGGGCCACATCGCGCACTTCGAGGAGCTGTGGCTCACGCGGAACCTGGACGGCCCGATCGAGTTCGTCGAGATGCCGGGCCTCTACAATCCCTTCGAGCACCCGCGCCGAGAGCGTGGCACGCTCGCATTGCCTGGCCTCGCCGAGGTGCGCCGCGCGATGGAGGCGATCCGCGGCCGCGTGCTCGAGCGTCTGGCGCGGGCGGACTTCTCGCGCGGACCGGCGCTGCTCACCGGCGGTTATGTCTACCGCATGGTCTTGCAGCACGAGTACCAGCACTGCGAGACGATTCTCCAGACGTTGCAATTGAAGCGCGGCGCGCCCTACGCGCCGGCCTCCCGCTGCCGGCTGCCTGCGGGATCGCCGCCCGCCCCGGAGGGCGCAATGGTGCGCGTGCCCGGCGGCGAAATCGCGATCGGCACCGACGACCATACTGCGGCATACGACAACGAACGCCCGCGCCATCCGGTGGCGCTCGAGCCCTACTGGATGGACGTGACGCCGGTGACCAACGGCGCCTACCTCGCGTTCATCGACGCCGGCGGCTACCGGCGGCGCGAATGGTGGAGCGACGCGGGTTGGCGCTGGCTCACCGGCGCCGCCGTGTCCGCCCCGAAGCACTGGGAAAGCTCCCACGGCGAGTGGACCACGCGCACCATGGATCTGGTGCGGCCGCTCGACCCCGCACGTCCCGTCTGTCACGTGTCGTATTGGGAGGCCGAGGCCTACGCGCGCTTTGCCGGGAAGCGGCTCCCCACGGAATCGGAATGGGAGGCCGCGGCGGCGTGGGATCCCGCCTCCGGCACCGTGCGCCCGTATCCCTGGGGTGACGAGCCGCCGACGCCCGAGCACGCCAACCTGGGCCAGCGCGCGTTCGACACCGCGCCGGTGGGCGCGTACCCGCGCGGTCGGTCGGCCGTCGGCTGCTACGGTATGCTGGGCGACGTGTGGGAGTGGACCTCGAGCGACTTTACCGGCTACCCCGGTTTCGCGAGCTGGCCATATCGCGAATACTCGGAGGTCTTCTTCGGCGGCGAGTACAAGGTGCTGCGCGGCGGTTCGTGGGCAACGCAGCCCGGCGCCGTCCGCAACACCTTCCGCAACTGGGACTATCCCATTCGCCGCCAGATCTTCAGCGGCTTCCGGTGCGCCCGCGATGCGTAA